CTAATCCCTAAGTTATTAGCATCTTTCAGGTAAGCCCAagaatttttcaatttaaaaatattcatacCTGTGATACAATCTTAATGCCAATCGTACCCTTAATACTGTTATGTCTAACATATTCACTCTTAACCCTACTCTCCTTTAGAGGTTGCGGAGTTAAAATGGCCCTAATTGTAGTCACAATAGGCCCATTCATCCCACAAACCACTATTACATCTCCCACACTTAATTCGccactaaataatatcacaTCGATAGTAACCCCCAAACCCTGTGTTAATGAGTTTTTATACCTCTATATTCTTAACCTCCATCAAGTGACAACTGAATGTTAATGATACTGTAATGCTTCTGGACATAAACATTTGAACCAGTTtcataattaaaaataacaaatcaGGGATACCCTCCCCAGTTACCGCACTTGTTGGACAAATTGAAATGTTCCTCCTAGAGTCGTCGTTCTCCCAATAAAGCTTGCAATTTAAACTCTGCCCTGATAATTCATTCTGTATTCGTCGGATACGATCATACAATTCCTCCTTTGCTGATTCCTTCTGTTGCGCCAAGGTCTCAAGAATTGGTTTCCAAGGCTGCGCCTTCCACCCATACACCCTATCCACCTTATTCATGGCGATTATGAAGGGGCAATTGCGATTTTTGAGCAGTCCGATTGATTCTATTGTCTGTGGTTCCAATCCGTGCATTACATCAACAACCAATATAGCAATGTCACACAAAGATGAACCTCTTGCACGTAGATTATTGAAGGATTCGTGCCCAGGAGTATCTATGATTAGTAGCCCGGGTATTTGTACGTTGAAGTTGGGATTCACCTATATAAGAATGATATGGTAGATATAgttgtataattttgtttggaaacattttatatactttCTGTAATCATCATAGCTTAGGATTAATCAATATAGAGTTATGTAATAGACATTttcatattattaaaattatttgatatgatTTAGGCAAATCATCATAACTATTTAATCGGCAGTGTTAAATAcatgatttttaattaaactATGACTGCaatgttaattataacTGATTGGTGTAGAAACAAAGTGTCGTTATAACCATTCATTGACAAAATACCAGagtaaatttgatatgtttatacatatatctatttaatgtaattgCACATCCACTTTGTATGATCATTTGACATTTGATTGTATAAACCCGCTAGCAAAAACACATTTTAGATACACACTAAAATCTCGGTGCaaagatataattttctaTCGTTATGATTACTTAATAAGCCAAACCAATACGTTGAAATGGATcgaaaaatataaaatacacATCTTGAAACTTACCATTTTAGAGTGAACTTCCAGTGCATCTTTTGGGAAGAATGTGGCGCCAATTTGCTGTGTAATTCCTCCCGCCTCGCCTTTTTGCACATTTGTATGTCGaattttatccaataaCTTAGTCTTCCCTGTATCCACATGACCCAATACACAGCAAACAGGGGATCGATATGGTAACTCCTCTTTATCATTCTTTGATTCATTAGCTGGGTTTGTAATGTGTTTCAAACTCTCTATGCTAGAGGactttacaattttttgtggCTCACTATCCGATTCCAATTGTATTTTCTCCCAATCATCATTCAATGAACTATTGGAACTGCCAATGCTACTGTCGGATGAGTTAGATTCGTTTCCTGAATCTGATTTGTTATCCTCATTGCCGGTTTTCTTGAATTCAAGTTCAGATGGTTgttcattttccaattgatttttattagattttttgGGTCTCCTCTTCCTACTGTCAATTAGGAGTCTTTTCCCGGTACCTTTAGCTTCTTCAGAAATAGACTGTGAAACAATGGGTATTATGCCTTTGGCCTTTAGTTGTTCAAGAAAGATTTTGTTCCTAGCAAGATTCTCTTTCTCCTTTGAAGTAAGTAACTTGCCCTGTTGCTTAAGTCTCTCTTTCCTTTCTTGCCTTTGTTGCTTCTTCAGCTGTTTCTCCCTTTCAATCATCTCTTCTTTCAATCTTATCCTGACTCAGCTATTTATTACCTCTCCTCCTCTTCTGCAATACGCCTCTGCTCCTCCTCTTCCTCCAGCCTTTTAAGTTCTTGGAactaattgattaattttctTACCTCCTGAACCAGTTTAAGCCTTTCTGCCGCTGCTTTTGCTGCCGCTGAGACCTTTTTACCCTTAGACTTGTCAGGTTCATAATCCTCGCCCCTCTCCTTCTTCTTTTCCTTCTTCTTCTCCTTCTTTTTCTTACTTTTTGAAATAGTGTCAGTGCTAACTGTTACTTCATTTCCATCATTTGCCTCAGATATGTCATCAATTGGTTGATCTGATTTCGTTTCGACTTTCTGCTGAGACTCTAATTTCTTATCATCTACCGTGGGCTTG
The DNA window shown above is from Babesia microti strain RI chromosome III, complete genome and carries:
- a CDS encoding PHD finger-like domain-containing protein 5A (overlaps_old_locusTagID:BBM_III02175); amino-acid sequence: MSSKGKKKQQVVEEDDELDQLLEDLNLKPTVDDKKLESQQKVETKSDQPIDDISEANDGNEVTVSTDTISKSKKKKEKKKEKKKERGEDYEPDKSKGKKVSAAAKAAAERLKLVQEFQELKRLEEEEEQRRIAEEEERIRLKEEMIEREKQLKKQQRQERKERLKQQGKLLTSKEKENLARNKIFLEQLKAKGIIPIVSQSISEEAKGTGKRLLIDSRKRRPKKSNKNQLENEQPSELEFKKTGNEDNKSDSGNESNSSDSSIGSSNSSLNDDWEKIQLESDSEPQKIVKSSSIESLKHITNPANESKNDKEELPYRSPVCCVLGHVDTGKTKLLDKIRHTNVQKGEAGGITQQIGATFFPKDALEVHSKMVNPNFNVQIPGLLIIDTPGHESFNNLRARGSSLCDIAILVVDVMHGLEPQTIESIGLLKNRNCPFIIAMNKVDRVYGWKAQPWKPILETLAQQKESAKEELYDRIRRIQNELSGQSLNCKLYWENDDSRRNISICPTSAVTGEGIPDLLFLIMKLVQMFMSRSITVSLTFSCHLMEVKNIEGLGVTIDVILFSGELSVGDVIVVCGMNGPIVTTIRAILTPQPLKESRVKSEYVRHNSIKGTIGIKIVSQGLEDAVAGTELLVAKDGDDIEELKVEVMRDISSIFDCVDRSGVGVYLMASTLGSLEALLQFINGQKIPVFCVNIGAVQKKDVKKASIMLEKRPEYAAILAFDVKVTQDAEKEAETLGVTIFCADIIYHLSDRFTKHMEEQRELYRKQRIHQVVFPCELSIIPRYIFNKKDPLIFGVKVENGLLKVGTPLVVPDRDNLMLGRVGSLEVNNKPTEKAVKGQEVCIKICGEPNILYGRHFDASNKLYSKITRDSIDCLKEFFRDEVPKDGWQLIVQLKKTFNII